In a genomic window of Mastacembelus armatus chromosome 3, fMasArm1.2, whole genome shotgun sequence:
- the LOC113137793 gene encoding circadian-associated transcriptional repressor-like isoform X2, which produces MSTSDSDYSVDLFASDEEDCDSPRRLSPQRVEELPGPPPSPSTISLRDSPPSCLCSRGSWRRSSGGGCATEQTPAVSPVQGFTSFGNEQTRPVESKRHSSRKRAHGPGLDRVCEKPPPDSGNELFSLKCVELQCYIQPLSSILRALRSGRYSERLSSFQESVAMDRIQRIMGVLQNPNMGGHFLNIIMKIEVMLQSWFPHIKSHRPQTDGSTPAKKQKHHCSASPPPSSPVSLCSSDIEPATSDSSTSLKWLHSSRVCSLKSPESTLSQAAASASHLLTRCSHEVTQDNAVSSSTDFCTGPPRPLSSAPHLSQRPLPFKISSPCLERLLQAKESIISLRTVRDGDWLSAEDS; this is translated from the exons ATGTCGACCTCGGACTCGGATTACTCCGTTGACTTGTTCGCCAGCGATGAGGAGGACTGTGACAGCCCACGGAGATTAAGTCCTCAGCGTGTGGAGGAGCTGCCAGgtccaccaccatcaccatcgACCATTTCCTTAAGGGATTCGCCGCCAAGCTGCTTGTGCTCCAGAGGTTcctggaggaggagcagtggcGGCGGCTGTGCCACCGAGCAGACCCCAGCAGTCAGCCCAGTGCAGGGATTTACCTCCTTTGGCAACGAGCAGACACGTCCTGTGGAGTCGAAGCGTCATTCAAGCAGGAAGCGAGCACATGGACCTGGTTTGGACAGAGTCTGTGAAAAACCTCCACCAGACAGTGGAAACGAACTCTTCTCACTCAAG TGCGTGGAGCTGCAGTGCTACATCCAGCCGCTGTCGTCCATCTTGCGGGCCCTGAGATCAGGCAGGTACTCTGAAC GTCTCAGCAGCTTCCAGGAGAGCGTCGCAATGGACCGAATCCAGAGAATAATGGGGGTCCTTCAGAATCCAAACATGGG GGGACATTTCCTCAACATTATCATGAAAATAGAAGTAATGCTTCAAAGTTGGTTCCCTCATATCAAATCACACCGGCCCCAGACAGACGGCAGCACTCCAGCTAAGAAGCAAAAG CATCATTGCAGTGCCTCCCCTCCACCATCCTCTCCAGTGTCTCTCTGCTCCTCAGACATCGAGCCAGCAACCTCTGACTCCTCCACTTCCCTCAAATGGCTTCACTCATCACGTGTCTGCTCCCTGAAATCTCCTGAATCCACACTCAGCCAAGCAGCTGCCTCCGCCTCACATCTGCTCACTCGCTGCAGCCATGAGGTGACCCAGGACAACGCTGTTTCCTCCAGCACCGACTTTTGTACAGGGCCCCCGCGGCCCCTCAGCAGTGCCCCTCATCTGAGCCAGAGGCCGCTACCCTTCAAGATCAGCTCGCCTTGCCTGGAAAGACTCCTGCAGGCGAAGGAGAGCATCATCTCCCTCAGGACCGTGAGAGATGGAGACTGGCTGTCTGCAGAGGACAGTTAA
- the LOC113137793 gene encoding circadian-associated transcriptional repressor-like isoform X1 has protein sequence MSTSDSDYSVDLFASDEEDCDSPRRLSPQRVEELPGPPPSPSTISLRDSPPSCLCSRGSWRRSSGGGCATEQTPAVSPVQGFTSFGNEQTRPVESKRHSSRKRAHGPGLDRVCEKPPPDSGNELFSLKCVELQCYIQPLSSILRALRSGRYSERLSSFQESVAMDRIQRIMGVLQNPNMGGHFLNIIMKIEVMLQSWFPHIKSHRPQTDGSTPAKKQKQHHCSASPPPSSPVSLCSSDIEPATSDSSTSLKWLHSSRVCSLKSPESTLSQAAASASHLLTRCSHEVTQDNAVSSSTDFCTGPPRPLSSAPHLSQRPLPFKISSPCLERLLQAKESIISLRTVRDGDWLSAEDS, from the exons ATGTCGACCTCGGACTCGGATTACTCCGTTGACTTGTTCGCCAGCGATGAGGAGGACTGTGACAGCCCACGGAGATTAAGTCCTCAGCGTGTGGAGGAGCTGCCAGgtccaccaccatcaccatcgACCATTTCCTTAAGGGATTCGCCGCCAAGCTGCTTGTGCTCCAGAGGTTcctggaggaggagcagtggcGGCGGCTGTGCCACCGAGCAGACCCCAGCAGTCAGCCCAGTGCAGGGATTTACCTCCTTTGGCAACGAGCAGACACGTCCTGTGGAGTCGAAGCGTCATTCAAGCAGGAAGCGAGCACATGGACCTGGTTTGGACAGAGTCTGTGAAAAACCTCCACCAGACAGTGGAAACGAACTCTTCTCACTCAAG TGCGTGGAGCTGCAGTGCTACATCCAGCCGCTGTCGTCCATCTTGCGGGCCCTGAGATCAGGCAGGTACTCTGAAC GTCTCAGCAGCTTCCAGGAGAGCGTCGCAATGGACCGAATCCAGAGAATAATGGGGGTCCTTCAGAATCCAAACATGGG GGGACATTTCCTCAACATTATCATGAAAATAGAAGTAATGCTTCAAAGTTGGTTCCCTCATATCAAATCACACCGGCCCCAGACAGACGGCAGCACTCCAGCTAAGAAGCAAAAG CAGCATCATTGCAGTGCCTCCCCTCCACCATCCTCTCCAGTGTCTCTCTGCTCCTCAGACATCGAGCCAGCAACCTCTGACTCCTCCACTTCCCTCAAATGGCTTCACTCATCACGTGTCTGCTCCCTGAAATCTCCTGAATCCACACTCAGCCAAGCAGCTGCCTCCGCCTCACATCTGCTCACTCGCTGCAGCCATGAGGTGACCCAGGACAACGCTGTTTCCTCCAGCACCGACTTTTGTACAGGGCCCCCGCGGCCCCTCAGCAGTGCCCCTCATCTGAGCCAGAGGCCGCTACCCTTCAAGATCAGCTCGCCTTGCCTGGAAAGACTCCTGCAGGCGAAGGAGAGCATCATCTCCCTCAGGACCGTGAGAGATGGAGACTGGCTGTCTGCAGAGGACAGTTAA